Proteins encoded in a region of the Massilia sp. UMI-21 genome:
- the rpsS gene encoding 30S ribosomal protein S19 encodes MTRSLKKGPFIDAHLVKKVEAAQATKDKKPVKTWSRRSTISPDFIGLTIAVHNGKVHVPVYVSENMVGHKLGEFALTRTFKGHAADKKAKR; translated from the coding sequence ATGACTCGTTCATTGAAAAAAGGGCCGTTCATTGACGCCCACCTGGTGAAAAAAGTCGAAGCCGCGCAAGCGACCAAAGACAAGAAGCCAGTCAAAACCTGGTCGCGCCGCTCGACGATCTCTCCTGACTTCATCGGTCTGACCATCGCCGTGCACAACGGCAAGGTCCACGTGCCGGTGTACGTGTCGGAGAACATGGTCGGCCACAAGCTCGGCGAATTCGCGCTGACCCGTACGTTCAAGGGCCACGCTGCTGACAAGAAGGCGAAACGATAA
- the rplV gene encoding 50S ribosomal protein L22 has product MMETKAILKGVRLSEQKGRLVADLIRGKKVDAALNILQFSPKKGATIIKKVLESAIANAEHNDGADIDELKVVQIYVEKGPILKRFTARAKGRGDRISKQSCHIYVTVGN; this is encoded by the coding sequence ATAATGGAAACTAAAGCAATCCTCAAAGGCGTTCGCCTGTCGGAACAAAAGGGCCGCCTCGTTGCGGACCTGATCCGCGGCAAGAAAGTTGACGCAGCACTCAACATTCTGCAGTTCAGCCCGAAGAAGGGCGCGACCATCATCAAGAAGGTGCTCGAGTCGGCAATCGCCAACGCCGAGCACAACGATGGCGCCGACATCGACGAACTGAAGGTCGTCCAGATCTACGTTGAAAAGGGCCCGATCCTGAAGCGCTTTACGGCTCGCGCCAAAGGCCGCGGTGATCGCATTTCGAAACAATCCTGTCACATTTACGTGACTGTCGGTAACTAA
- the rpsC gene encoding 30S ribosomal protein S3 → MGQKIHPTGFRLAVTRNWASRWYAGNGNFADMLKEDLEARAFLKKKLKNASVGRVVIERPAKNARFTIYSSRPGVVIGKKGEDIEVLKSSLAKIMGVPVHVNIEEIRKPEIDSQLIADSISQQLEKRIMFRRAMKRAMQNAMRLGAVGIKIMSSGRLNGIEIARTEWYREGRVPLHTLRADIDYGTSEASTTYGIIGVKVWVYKGDRSVTGEAPVIDTPPDEKKPRGPRRDDGKPSRGPRPAGGARPGTAAPTVRARPAVKPAAPAAAAPAEKAGE, encoded by the coding sequence ATGGGTCAGAAAATCCACCCAACCGGCTTCCGCCTGGCGGTCACCCGTAACTGGGCATCGCGCTGGTACGCTGGCAACGGCAACTTTGCCGACATGCTGAAGGAAGACCTGGAAGCACGCGCTTTCCTGAAGAAGAAGCTGAAGAACGCTTCGGTCGGTCGCGTCGTCATCGAGCGTCCTGCCAAGAACGCGCGCTTCACGATCTACTCGTCGCGTCCGGGCGTCGTGATCGGCAAGAAAGGCGAAGACATCGAAGTGCTGAAGTCGTCGCTGGCGAAGATCATGGGCGTGCCTGTGCACGTCAATATCGAAGAGATCCGCAAGCCGGAAATCGATTCGCAGCTGATCGCCGACTCGATCTCGCAGCAGCTCGAAAAGCGCATCATGTTCCGTCGCGCCATGAAGCGTGCGATGCAGAACGCCATGCGCCTGGGCGCTGTCGGCATCAAGATCATGTCGTCGGGCCGCCTGAACGGCATCGAAATCGCACGTACCGAATGGTACCGCGAAGGCCGTGTGCCTCTGCACACCCTGCGCGCCGATATCGACTACGGCACCAGCGAAGCATCGACCACCTACGGCATCATCGGCGTCAAGGTCTGGGTCTACAAGGGCGACCGTTCGGTCACCGGCGAAGCACCAGTCATCGACACCCCGCCGGATGAGAAGAAGCCACGCGGCCCGCGTCGCGACGACGGCAAGCCGTCGCGCGGCCCACGCCCGGCTGGCGGCGCCCGTCCTGGCACCGCAGCACCTACCGTCCGTGCGCGTCCGGCTGTCAAGCCTGCCGCTCCGGCCGCCGCTGCGCCAGCTGAGAAAGCAGGAGAATAA
- the rplP gene encoding 50S ribosomal protein L16 — protein sequence MLQPSRRKYRKEQKGRNTGISHTRGTAVSFGEFGLKAVARGRITARQIEAARRAMTRHIKRGGRIWIRIFPDKPISNKPAEVRMGNGKGNPEYYVAEIQPGKVLYEMDGVAEELAREAFRLAAAKLPLATTFVVRQVGQ from the coding sequence ATGCTGCAACCATCGCGCAGGAAGTATCGTAAAGAGCAGAAAGGCCGTAACACCGGCATTTCGCACACCCGCGGCACCGCGGTCTCGTTCGGCGAGTTCGGCCTGAAGGCAGTTGCCCGCGGCCGTATCACCGCACGCCAGATCGAAGCGGCACGTCGTGCCATGACCCGTCACATCAAGCGTGGCGGCCGTATCTGGATCCGTATCTTCCCGGACAAGCCGATCTCGAACAAGCCGGCTGAAGTCCGTATGGGTAACGGTAAGGGTAACCCGGAGTACTACGTCGCTGAAATCCAGCCAGGCAAAGTCCTGTACGAGATGGACGGCGTTGCTGAAGAACTGGCGCGCGAAGCGTTCCGCCTGGCCGCTGCCAAACTGCCGCTGGCGACCACGTTCGTGGTCCGTCAAGTCGGCCAATAA
- the rpmC gene encoding 50S ribosomal protein L29 encodes MKASELRGKDQEALQKELNELLKAQFGLRMQIATQQLGNTAQLKKVRRDIARVKTVMNSKEAK; translated from the coding sequence ATGAAAGCATCGGAACTCCGCGGCAAGGACCAGGAAGCGCTGCAGAAGGAGCTGAATGAGCTGCTGAAGGCCCAGTTCGGCCTGCGCATGCAAATCGCTACCCAGCAGCTGGGCAATACCGCGCAGCTCAAGAAAGTACGTCGCGACATCGCGCGTGTGAAGACTGTGATGAACTCGAAGGAAGCCAAATGA
- the rpsQ gene encoding 30S ribosomal protein S17, whose translation MNDTTKTALKRTLVGKVVSDKMDKTVTVLIERHVKHPLYGKIIVRSNKYHAHDETNQVKTGDTVEITEGRPISKTKAWTVTRVVQEAQVI comes from the coding sequence ATGAACGACACCACTAAAACGGCGCTGAAGCGTACGCTGGTCGGCAAGGTCGTGTCCGACAAAATGGACAAGACGGTGACCGTCCTGATCGAGCGTCACGTGAAGCACCCGCTGTACGGCAAGATCATCGTGCGCTCGAACAAGTATCACGCGCACGACGAGACCAACCAGGTCAAGACCGGCGACACGGTCGAGATCACGGAAGGTCGCCCGATCTCGAAGACGAAGGCCTGGACCGTGACCCGTGTTGTGCAAGAAGCACAGGTCATCTAA
- the rplN gene encoding 50S ribosomal protein L14 has protein sequence MIQTESRLEVADNTGAKEVLCIKVLGGSKRRYASIGDIIKVTVKVAAPRGRVKKGEIYNAVVVRTAKGVRRQDGSLVKFDGNAAVLLNAKLEPIGTRIFGPVTRELRTEKFMKIVSLAPEVL, from the coding sequence ATGATTCAAACCGAAAGCCGGCTCGAAGTAGCCGACAACACCGGTGCCAAGGAAGTTCTGTGCATCAAGGTGTTGGGCGGCTCGAAGCGCCGTTATGCGAGCATTGGCGACATCATCAAGGTCACCGTCAAGGTGGCTGCGCCGCGTGGTCGCGTCAAGAAGGGCGAAATTTACAACGCCGTGGTTGTGCGTACCGCTAAAGGTGTGCGCCGCCAGGACGGTTCCCTGGTCAAGTTCGATGGCAATGCCGCCGTCCTGCTGAACGCCAAGCTGGAGCCGATCGGCACCCGTATCTTCGGACCGGTCACGCGCGAGCTGCGTACCGAGAAGTTCATGAAGATCGTGTCGCTGGCACCTGAAGTTCTGTAA
- the rplX gene encoding 50S ribosomal protein L24, protein MDKIRKNDEVIVLAGKDKGKRGVVQKRVDAEHVIVEGVNVAKKATKPNPMTGVTGGIVDKTMPIHVSNVALFNAATGKADRVGFKDQDGKKVRVFKSNGEVVKG, encoded by the coding sequence ATGGATAAGATTCGTAAAAACGACGAAGTCATCGTTCTGGCCGGGAAAGACAAGGGCAAGCGTGGCGTCGTTCAGAAGCGTGTAGACGCTGAACACGTCATCGTTGAAGGCGTCAACGTCGCTAAAAAAGCGACCAAGCCGAACCCGATGACCGGTGTTACTGGTGGTATCGTCGACAAGACTATGCCGATTCACGTGTCGAACGTCGCGCTGTTCAATGCTGCGACCGGCAAGGCAGATCGCGTTGGCTTCAAAGACCAGGACGGCAAAAAAGTCCGCGTCTTCAAGTCGAACGGCGAAGTAGTGAAAGGGTAA
- the rplE gene encoding 50S ribosomal protein L5: protein MARLQAIYKEKVVAELTEKFGYKSIMEVPRLTKITLNMGLSEAVADKKVIEHATGDLTKIAGQKPVVTKARKAIAGFKIREGYPIGTMVTLRGNRMYEFLDRFITVALPRVRDFRGVNGKSFDGRGNYNIGVKEQIIFPEIDYDKIDALRGMNISITTTAKTDEEAKALLAAFKFPFRN from the coding sequence ATGGCCCGTCTCCAAGCAATTTACAAAGAAAAAGTCGTCGCCGAACTGACCGAGAAATTCGGTTACAAGTCGATCATGGAAGTCCCGCGCCTGACCAAGATCACCCTGAACATGGGTCTGTCGGAAGCAGTCGCTGACAAGAAGGTCATCGAGCACGCCACTGGCGACCTGACCAAGATCGCCGGCCAGAAGCCGGTCGTGACCAAGGCGCGCAAGGCAATCGCAGGTTTCAAGATCCGCGAAGGCTACCCGATCGGTACGATGGTGACCCTGCGCGGTAACCGTATGTACGAATTCCTGGACCGTTTCATCACCGTGGCCCTGCCGCGCGTGCGTGACTTCCGTGGTGTCAATGGCAAATCGTTCGACGGCCGTGGCAACTACAACATCGGCGTCAAAGAGCAGATCATCTTCCCGGAAATCGATTACGACAAGATCGATGCGCTGCGTGGCATGAACATCTCGATCACCACGACCGCTAAGACCGACGAAGAAGCCAAAGCGCTGCTCGCCGCCTTCAAATTCCCGTTCAGGAACTAA
- the rpsN gene encoding 30S ribosomal protein S14, whose translation MAKLALINREQKRADLVEKFAAKRAALKAIINDQSKSEEEQYEARLKLQALPRNSAPSRQRNRCAITGRPRGTFRKFGLARTKLREFAMKGEIPGMTKASW comes from the coding sequence ATGGCAAAACTTGCACTGATTAACCGCGAACAGAAGCGTGCAGACCTGGTGGAGAAATTCGCCGCAAAGCGTGCAGCTCTGAAAGCGATCATCAACGACCAGTCGAAGTCGGAAGAAGAGCAGTACGAAGCACGCCTGAAACTGCAGGCACTGCCGCGTAACTCGGCCCCGTCCCGCCAACGTAACCGCTGCGCCATCACCGGCCGTCCACGTGGCACCTTCCGTAAATTCGGTCTGGCCCGCACCAAGCTCCGCGAATTCGCCATGAAAGGCGAAATCCCGGGTATGACCAAAGCCAGCTGGTAA
- the rpsH gene encoding 30S ribosomal protein S8, with amino-acid sequence MSMSDPIADMLTRIRNAQTVSKTTVNMPSSKVKVAIANVLKDEGYIEDFAVTTEGGKAELKIGLKYYTGRPVIERIERVSRPGLRVYKGKNEIPSVMNGLGVAIVSTPQGVMTDRKARATGVGGEVLCYVA; translated from the coding sequence ATGAGTATGAGCGATCCTATCGCCGATATGCTGACCCGCATCCGCAACGCACAAACTGTTTCGAAGACCACCGTCAACATGCCGTCGTCGAAAGTTAAAGTTGCGATCGCCAACGTCCTGAAGGACGAGGGTTACATCGAAGATTTCGCCGTGACCACCGAAGGTGGCAAGGCTGAACTGAAAATCGGTTTGAAGTATTACACCGGCCGTCCGGTCATCGAGCGCATCGAGCGCGTGTCCCGTCCTGGCCTGCGCGTCTACAAAGGCAAGAACGAAATCCCGTCGGTCATGAACGGCCTGGGCGTGGCAATCGTCTCGACCCCGCAAGGCGTCATGACTGACCGCAAAGCACGTGCTACCGGCGTCGGTGGCGAAGTGCTGTGCTACGTGGCTTAA
- the rplF gene encoding 50S ribosomal protein L6, protein MSRVAKMPIAVPAGTDVAINASSITVKGPLGTLTQPLNGLVKVENNNGTLTFDVVDDSRESNAMSGTLRALVNNMVTGVTKGFERKLNLVGVGYKAAVQGNALNLSLGFSHPVLHAMPEGVTAVTPTPTEILIKGIDRQKVGQVAAEVRAYRSPEPYKGKGVRYSDEVVKLKETKKK, encoded by the coding sequence ATGTCTCGAGTAGCTAAGATGCCAATCGCCGTCCCGGCAGGTACCGATGTCGCGATCAACGCGTCGTCGATCACCGTCAAGGGCCCGCTCGGCACCCTGACCCAGCCGCTGAACGGCCTGGTCAAAGTGGAAAACAACAACGGCACGCTGACGTTCGACGTGGTGGACGATTCCCGTGAATCGAACGCCATGTCGGGCACCCTGCGCGCCCTGGTCAACAACATGGTTACCGGCGTCACCAAGGGCTTCGAGCGCAAGCTGAACCTGGTGGGCGTGGGCTACAAGGCAGCTGTGCAGGGCAACGCCCTGAACCTGTCGCTGGGCTTCTCGCACCCGGTGCTGCACGCGATGCCGGAAGGCGTCACCGCAGTGACCCCGACCCCGACCGAAATCCTGATCAAGGGTATCGATCGTCAAAAGGTCGGCCAGGTCGCCGCTGAAGTGCGCGCTTACCGCTCGCCTGAGCCTTACAAAGGCAAGGGTGTCCGTTATTCGGACGAAGTGGTGAAGCTTAAAGAAACCAAGAAGAAATAA
- the rplR gene encoding 50S ribosomal protein L18, protein MDKKQSRLRRGRQTRIKIAQLGVNRLSVHRTNLHIYANLISPDAKVLVSASTLEAEVRAELAGKTGAGGNAAAAALVGKRVAEKALKAGITEVAFDRSGFRYHGRVKALAEAAREAGLKF, encoded by the coding sequence ATGGACAAGAAACAATCGCGTCTGCGTCGCGGACGTCAAACCCGCATCAAGATCGCCCAGCTGGGCGTGAACCGTCTGTCGGTTCACCGCACCAACCTGCACATCTATGCGAACCTGATCAGCCCGGACGCAAAGGTGCTGGTGTCGGCTTCGACGCTGGAAGCAGAAGTGCGCGCCGAACTGGCTGGCAAGACCGGCGCCGGCGGCAACGCTGCCGCTGCTGCCCTGGTCGGCAAGCGCGTCGCAGAGAAAGCACTGAAAGCAGGAATCACCGAAGTTGCGTTCGACCGCTCGGGTTTCCGTTACCACGGCCGTGTGAAGGCGCTGGCAGAAGCCGCGCGTGAAGCCGGTCTGAAGTTCTAA
- the rpsE gene encoding 30S ribosomal protein S5: MAKMQAKMQSDKPDDGMREKMIAINRVTKVVKGGRIMGFAALTVVGDGDGRIGMGKGKSKEVPVGVQKAMEEARRNLIKVPLKNGTLHHMVSGRHGASRVMMMPAKPGTGVIAGGAMRAIFEVMGVTDVVAKSTGSSNPYNLVRATLDGLSKMSTASDIAAKRGKSVEDILG, from the coding sequence ATGGCAAAAATGCAAGCAAAAATGCAAAGCGACAAGCCGGATGATGGCATGCGCGAGAAAATGATCGCGATCAACCGCGTGACCAAAGTGGTCAAGGGTGGTCGTATCATGGGTTTTGCAGCGCTGACCGTTGTCGGTGACGGCGATGGCCGCATCGGCATGGGCAAGGGCAAGTCGAAGGAAGTTCCTGTCGGCGTGCAGAAAGCAATGGAAGAAGCCCGCCGCAACCTGATCAAGGTGCCCCTCAAGAACGGTACGCTGCACCACATGGTGTCGGGTCGACACGGCGCCTCGCGCGTCATGATGATGCCGGCCAAGCCTGGTACCGGCGTGATCGCTGGTGGCGCAATGCGCGCTATCTTCGAGGTGATGGGCGTGACCGACGTGGTCGCCAAGTCGACCGGTTCGTCGAACCCGTACAACCTGGTTCGCGCCACCCTCGACGGCCTGTCGAAAATGAGCACTGCATCCGACATCGCTGCCAAGCGCGGCAAGTCGGTTGAAGACATCCTGGGTTAA
- the rpmD gene encoding 50S ribosomal protein L30: MANTVKVQLVKGLIGTRQDHRATVRGLGLRRVNSVSELQDTPSVRGMINKVAYLVKVVS, translated from the coding sequence ATGGCAAACACTGTCAAAGTTCAGCTCGTCAAGGGCTTGATCGGTACCCGTCAGGATCACCGTGCTACCGTCCGCGGTCTGGGCCTGCGTCGTGTCAACTCGGTTTCCGAGCTGCAGGACACCCCATCCGTGCGTGGCATGATCAACAAAGTCGCGTACCTCGTTAAAGTAGTCTCGTAA
- the rplO gene encoding 50S ribosomal protein L15: MELNTIQPADGAKHAKRRVGRGIGSGLGKTAGRGHKGQKSRSGGFHKVGFEGGQMPLQRRLPKRGFKSLNASFKAEVRLSDLNNLAVGEIDILVLKQAGILPVVARDVRVILSGEITKAVTLKGLKATAGAKAAIEAAGGSVA, encoded by the coding sequence ATGGAACTCAATACCATTCAACCAGCTGACGGCGCCAAGCACGCGAAGCGTCGCGTTGGCCGCGGTATCGGCTCGGGTCTGGGCAAGACTGCCGGTCGCGGTCACAAGGGTCAGAAATCGCGTTCGGGCGGCTTCCACAAGGTCGGCTTCGAAGGCGGTCAGATGCCTCTGCAGCGTCGTCTGCCGAAGCGTGGCTTCAAGTCGCTGAACGCATCGTTCAAGGCTGAAGTGCGTCTGTCGGACCTGAACAACCTGGCCGTCGGCGAAATCGACATCCTGGTGCTGAAGCAAGCAGGCATCCTGCCGGTGGTGGCACGCGACGTGCGCGTCATCCTGTCGGGCGAGATCACCAAAGCGGTGACCCTCAAGGGCCTGAAGGCTACTGCCGGCGCGAAAGCGGCGATCGAAGCAGCTGGCGGTTCGGTCGCTTAA
- the secY gene encoding preprotein translocase subunit SecY — MATNSQLGKSAASGFPWGRLWFLLGALVVYRIGAHIPVPGIDPVQLAALFKQNEGGILGMFNMFSGGALSRFTVFALGIMPYISASIIMQLASIVSPQLEALKKEGEAGRRKITQYTRYFTVALALFQAFGIAVALEAQPGLVLDPGMGFRFVTVVTLLTGTMFLMWLGEQITERGLGNGISIIIFAGIAAGLPSALGGLFTLVSNGSIGSISAILIVILVAAVTYAVVFVERGQRKILVNYAKRQVGNKIYGGQTSHLPLKLNMAGVIPPIFASSIILFPATIVDWFTRGKDSSSPFIGFLKDLAASMAPGEPIHALLYAVAIVFFCFFYTALVFNSKETADNLKKSGAFVPGIRPGEQTARYIDKILMRLTLAGAVYITLVCLVPEFMTSQWKVPFYFGGTSLLIVVVVTMDFMAQVQNYVMSQQYESLLRKANFKGGIPSR; from the coding sequence TTGGCGACTAATTCACAACTTGGTAAAAGCGCCGCGTCCGGCTTCCCCTGGGGTCGGCTGTGGTTTTTGCTTGGCGCATTGGTCGTGTACCGCATCGGTGCTCACATCCCGGTCCCCGGGATTGACCCGGTGCAGCTGGCAGCGCTGTTCAAGCAGAACGAAGGCGGCATCCTGGGCATGTTCAACATGTTCTCGGGTGGCGCCCTGTCCCGCTTTACCGTGTTCGCCCTCGGCATCATGCCTTACATTTCGGCTTCGATCATCATGCAGCTTGCATCGATCGTCTCGCCGCAACTCGAGGCGCTGAAGAAAGAGGGCGAAGCCGGCCGCCGCAAGATCACCCAGTACACCCGTTACTTCACGGTGGCACTGGCATTGTTCCAGGCGTTCGGCATCGCGGTCGCGCTCGAAGCGCAGCCTGGTCTCGTGCTCGATCCGGGCATGGGCTTCCGCTTCGTTACGGTCGTGACGCTCCTGACCGGCACCATGTTCCTCATGTGGCTGGGCGAGCAGATCACCGAACGTGGTCTTGGCAACGGTATTTCGATCATCATTTTTGCCGGTATCGCAGCAGGTCTGCCGTCGGCCCTGGGTGGCCTGTTCACCCTGGTCTCGAACGGTTCGATCGGCAGCATTTCCGCGATCCTCATCGTGATTCTGGTGGCGGCGGTGACGTATGCCGTCGTGTTCGTGGAACGCGGCCAGCGCAAGATCCTGGTCAATTACGCCAAACGCCAGGTCGGCAACAAGATCTACGGTGGCCAAACCAGCCACCTGCCCTTGAAGCTGAACATGGCAGGCGTGATCCCGCCGATCTTCGCCTCGTCGATCATCCTGTTCCCGGCGACGATCGTCGACTGGTTCACGCGTGGCAAGGACTCCTCGAGCCCGTTCATCGGGTTCCTGAAGGACCTGGCCGCGTCGATGGCACCGGGCGAGCCGATCCACGCGTTGCTGTATGCGGTGGCGATCGTGTTCTTCTGCTTTTTCTACACGGCGCTGGTATTTAACAGCAAGGAAACGGCGGACAACTTGAAGAAGAGCGGCGCGTTTGTTCCGGGCATCCGTCCGGGCGAGCAGACTGCCCGCTACATCGACAAGATCCTGATGCGCCTGACCCTGGCCGGTGCGGTCTACATCACCCTGGTGTGCCTGGTGCCAGAATTCATGACCTCGCAGTGGAAAGTTCCTTTCTACTTCGGTGGCACGTCGCTGCTGATCGTCGTGGTGGTGACAATGGACTTCATGGCACAAGTGCAGAACTACGTCATGTCGCAACAGTACGAATCATTGTTGCGGAAGGCGAACTTCAAGGGCGGAATTCCG